A stretch of the uncultured Desulfobacter sp. genome encodes the following:
- a CDS encoding fumarylacetoacetate hydrolase family protein yields the protein MKIIRFTTQEGRQVMGCDWDGKTASIVEQSADYSFSDTGERVDVVKVLPPVEPSAIICIGLNYRRHAKETGQEIPKYPAIFMKYPGSLAGHGDAVVIPKCASDPPEVDYEAELGVVIKKAAKNVSEEEALDYVLGYTCTNDVSARRWQKHAGAFQWTRGKSYDTFCPCGPVMTLTDEIPDPQNLAIKLRLNGETMQDSHTSDMVFSIANMISYLSQSSTLLPGTLILTGTPEGVGFTRKPRLYIAPGDRMEVEIEGIGVLENPVEIEE from the coding sequence ATGAAGATCATTCGTTTTACTACCCAAGAGGGTAGGCAAGTCATGGGGTGCGATTGGGACGGAAAGACCGCAAGTATAGTGGAACAGTCTGCGGATTACAGTTTTAGCGATACCGGTGAACGAGTGGACGTGGTGAAAGTTCTGCCGCCGGTGGAGCCGTCAGCCATTATCTGTATTGGCCTTAATTATCGTCGTCATGCAAAAGAGACCGGCCAGGAAATTCCAAAATATCCGGCTATTTTTATGAAGTATCCCGGGTCCCTGGCCGGCCACGGCGATGCAGTAGTGATTCCAAAATGCGCTTCAGATCCGCCAGAGGTAGATTACGAAGCCGAGCTTGGCGTGGTCATTAAAAAGGCCGCTAAAAATGTGTCCGAAGAAGAAGCCCTGGATTATGTGCTTGGCTATACCTGCACCAATGACGTCTCTGCCCGGCGGTGGCAGAAACATGCCGGTGCATTTCAGTGGACCCGGGGAAAAAGCTACGATACCTTTTGCCCCTGTGGACCGGTCATGACTTTGACAGACGAGATTCCGGATCCCCAGAATCTTGCCATTAAGTTACGTCTGAACGGCGAAACGATGCAGGATAGCCACACCAGCGATATGGTATTCAGCATCGCCAATATGATTTCCTATCTGTCTCAGTCGTCTACCCTTTTACCCGGTACCCTGATCCTGACCGGGACGCCTGAAGGGGTGGGATTTACCCGAAAACCGCGCTTGTATATAGCGCCGGGAGATCGGATGGAAGTTGAAATTGAAGGTATCGGCGTGCTTGAAAATCCTGTTGAAATAGAGGAATAA
- a CDS encoding periplasmic heavy metal sensor produces MKKTLATLTILIITCTFSAGAFAGPAMQGKGKGLKQDRPPACMNLTDAQQKQLGDLHQKFVDDTYEMRSGIMNLNQQIRMYMETSDPNPAKLKSMVMEKADLEKDLDIKRLEFALDARKISPELKYMPMGMGMGFGGHGKGHGHGYHGFGKGAGFDGGTQKKAPPENN; encoded by the coding sequence ATGAAAAAAACATTAGCCACATTAACGATACTGATCATTACATGTACCTTTTCCGCCGGTGCATTTGCCGGACCGGCAATGCAAGGCAAAGGCAAGGGCTTAAAGCAAGACCGGCCCCCGGCGTGCATGAACCTGACCGATGCACAGCAGAAACAACTGGGTGATCTGCATCAAAAATTTGTTGACGATACCTATGAGATGCGTTCAGGCATTATGAACCTGAATCAGCAGATCCGCATGTATATGGAAACATCTGATCCCAATCCGGCAAAGCTGAAATCTATGGTCATGGAAAAGGCGGATTTGGAAAAAGACCTGGATATTAAACGTTTGGAATTTGCCCTGGATGCCAGAAAAATTTCTCCGGAACTAAAATACATGCCCATGGGAATGGGCATGGGATTTGGCGGACATGGTAAAGGACACGGCCACGGCTATCATGGATTCGGCAAAGGTGCCGGATTTGATGGCGGCACCCAGAAAAAGGCCCCACCAGAGAACAACTAA